One region of Chryseobacterium sp. C-71 genomic DNA includes:
- a CDS encoding GLPGLI family protein, whose amino-acid sequence MKLIISLSVFLITFLVNAQNKRFTYEYKFILDSTNVSDVKNELMNLDVSESGSKFYSYTVYHSDSIAKIDLEKQLAATGAINIKSDMRKGLVRYSVTKKYPKYEVFLHNRILMDQYKVSEERPIVWKITSEKLKIGEWTTQKAEAGFGGRHWYAWFTTDIPIQDGPYKFHGLPGLIVKLEDQTQSHRFTLQAVKNISSLPEDIFAAKEILVNSKQYNKLVKEYETDPTKGLQQMQMGGMTMIMKEGQNKHMKDQEERLKARLKKDNNRIELIKN is encoded by the coding sequence ATGAAACTAATAATCTCTCTGAGTGTATTTCTGATTACCTTCTTAGTGAATGCACAGAATAAAAGGTTTACCTACGAATATAAATTTATCCTGGATTCTACCAACGTTTCCGATGTGAAAAATGAATTGATGAATCTGGATGTTTCAGAATCAGGATCAAAATTTTACAGTTACACGGTTTATCATTCAGATTCTATTGCAAAAATTGATTTGGAAAAACAATTGGCAGCAACTGGTGCAATCAACATTAAATCTGATATGCGAAAAGGTTTGGTGAGATATTCAGTTACCAAAAAATATCCTAAATATGAGGTTTTCTTACACAATAGAATTTTGATGGATCAGTATAAGGTTTCTGAAGAAAGACCGATTGTGTGGAAAATCACTTCTGAAAAACTGAAAATCGGTGAGTGGACAACCCAAAAAGCAGAAGCTGGTTTTGGCGGAAGACATTGGTATGCATGGTTTACGACAGATATTCCGATTCAGGATGGGCCATACAAATTTCATGGACTTCCCGGATTAATTGTAAAGCTGGAAGATCAGACCCAATCTCATCGTTTTACTTTGCAGGCTGTGAAAAATATCAGTTCGCTCCCAGAAGATATTTTTGCAGCTAAAGAAATTTTAGTTAATTCAAAACAATATAATAAATTGGTAAAAGAATACGAGACTGATCCAACGAAAGGTCTTCAGCAAATGCAGATGGGTGGCATGACGATGATTATGAAAGAAGGACAAAACAAGCACATGAAAGATCAGGAAGAACGTTTGAAGGCAAGATTGAAAAAAGATAATAACCGAATTGAACTCATTAAAAATTAA
- a CDS encoding M56 family metallopeptidase: protein METVTYCLKAIVCSGILYAYYLLFLKDKTFHHYNRFYLLLLVVVSLILPLLKIEYFTIEFSNQVFLVINKFQSFTDSKNTNDGINYWEYINFGIIGIAILLLSKLVFGILKIIRFKTQFKKENFEGINFYQTNLSEAPFSYFKNLFWKNTIILNSDLGKQILKHEMVHIEQKHSYDKIFIEIVTAVFWFNPFFYLIKKEINLIHEYLADNKAVKQSDTKAFAQMLLASHFSGNQLPATSPFLSSNLKKRLKMIQKPKTKFGYVRRISALPVLFTVAFAYMVNAKNKEIEKVNHDVEKIVQSLEFKNNPTEVQPNTENVSVEIIRDTIKPPVSEVSNTNTISNLKITSSVENSWGNQLKDAGESDIFLVDGKKVSKDVFIDFFGKNIDTPNYIFSHSTPKNDDIKVMIYSAAKNSDQLSSAVRNKLMKENKVGNDMFLYMTKMISTDQERENLRQSVLEAAKARKAVEEAQDKRGNEVSKNLDFKKGRDYNKNPLNQNEIKELRADAEKLKIKSEKEFEARKDNMIIFKYDAIVSYVKNEDQSITKDDRKDPVKATVMMMPLIDGRFFVDGKEFTKEELKKYMKSFEEDVFRKDIASAKAPFKSVKMYRTPYGDKGFSKLDKVEFSTK from the coding sequence ATGGAAACTGTAACCTACTGTTTAAAAGCAATTGTATGCTCCGGAATATTGTATGCGTATTATCTTCTATTTCTGAAAGACAAAACATTCCATCATTACAACAGATTTTATCTTTTATTGTTGGTTGTGGTTTCACTGATTTTGCCATTGCTGAAAATTGAATATTTTACGATAGAATTCAGCAATCAGGTTTTTCTCGTGATCAATAAATTTCAAAGCTTTACAGATTCTAAAAACACAAATGATGGAATCAATTACTGGGAATATATCAACTTTGGAATTATAGGAATTGCAATACTGCTATTGTCAAAACTCGTATTTGGAATTTTAAAGATTATTCGATTTAAAACTCAATTTAAGAAAGAAAATTTTGAAGGAATCAATTTTTACCAGACCAATCTTTCAGAAGCTCCGTTTTCTTATTTTAAAAATTTGTTTTGGAAGAATACAATTATCCTCAATTCAGATCTTGGAAAGCAGATTTTAAAGCATGAGATGGTTCACATCGAGCAGAAACATTCGTATGATAAGATTTTTATTGAAATCGTTACCGCTGTTTTCTGGTTCAATCCGTTTTTTTATTTAATTAAAAAAGAAATTAACTTAATTCACGAATATCTGGCGGACAATAAAGCCGTGAAACAATCGGACACCAAAGCATTTGCGCAGATGCTTTTAGCAAGTCACTTTTCTGGAAATCAGTTGCCTGCGACCAGTCCTTTTCTCAGTTCAAACCTTAAAAAAAGACTTAAAATGATTCAAAAACCAAAGACAAAATTCGGATATGTGCGCAGAATTTCAGCGTTGCCGGTTTTATTTACCGTCGCTTTCGCTTATATGGTGAACGCAAAAAATAAGGAAATAGAAAAGGTTAATCATGATGTTGAAAAAATAGTTCAATCATTAGAATTTAAAAATAATCCTACAGAAGTTCAACCGAATACTGAAAATGTTTCAGTTGAAATAATTAGAGATACTATAAAACCACCGGTGTCTGAAGTTTCAAACACCAACACTATTTCAAACCTGAAAATTACTAGCAGTGTAGAAAATTCTTGGGGAAACCAATTGAAAGATGCAGGTGAAAGCGATATATTTCTTGTGGACGGTAAGAAAGTGAGCAAAGATGTCTTTATTGATTTTTTTGGTAAAAATATAGATACACCCAATTATATTTTTAGCCACTCAACGCCTAAAAATGATGATATTAAAGTAATGATTTATAGTGCTGCCAAAAATAGCGATCAACTTTCCAGTGCTGTGCGAAACAAACTGATGAAGGAGAATAAGGTGGGTAATGATATGTTTTTGTACATGACTAAAATGATATCTACTGATCAAGAAAGAGAAAATCTGAGACAATCAGTTTTGGAAGCAGCAAAAGCAAGAAAAGCAGTGGAGGAAGCACAAGATAAGAGGGGAAATGAGGTAAGCAAAAATTTGGATTTCAAAAAAGGACGTGATTATAATAAAAACCCTTTAAATCAAAACGAAATTAAAGAGCTGCGAGCTGATGCTGAAAAACTTAAAATTAAATCAGAAAAAGAGTTTGAAGCCAGAAAAGATAATATGATTATTTTCAAATATGATGCAATTGTTTCTTATGTTAAAAATGAAGATCAATCAATAACAAAGGATGATAGAAAAGATCCTGTAAAAGCAACCGTAATGATGATGCCTCTCATAGATGGAAGATTTTTTGTTGACGGAAAAGAATTCACAAAAGAAGAGCTGAAAAAATACATGAAGAGTTTTGAAGAAGACGTTTTTAGAAAAGATATTGCTTCTGCAAAAGCTCCTTTCAAATCTGTAAAAATGTACAGAACTCCTTACGGAGATAAAGGTTTCTCAAAACTTGATAAAGTAGAATTTTCCACAAAATAA
- a CDS encoding M56 family metallopeptidase, with product MEALILYFGKVIICSGVLFFYYQLSLKDKTFHHYNRFYLLFAMIVSLFLPLIRVEDFTIEVSNDIYLLINKIQNLNTNKTADHDYIYFRIVFSALGLVSFYFLGKLIYGVLKIIQFKKQFQKETFEGVNFYQTNLSEAPFSYFKNLFWKNTIVINSDIGKQILKHEMVHIEQKHSYDKIFIEIITAIFWFNPFFHIIKKEISLIHEYLADKKAVKQSDTKAFAQMLLASHFSGKELPATSPFLSSNLKKRLKMLQKPQTKFGYARRIFALPVLFTVAFAYMVNAKNKEIAETNIEIEKAVSEIKRDTISPKNNVDQIVESQEAKLSKASDKLKLQSEKLKTLSEKSKEKAAELKKIAKEKGDNSYEFELKAKELKQLSGEMDRIMDKDLSYHLDMESVEKLQKRLGFQNPKLNLENRKSIRISPDGHKYKVRINGNDEQGYDVDEFLYSKDFKEKSGLSDDKIRTMKEALNLSGRKINEFYISGNKIFSDSSVPMPPTPITPPIVARGYTGVAKYTDVKPYVLSKKDQRKFEKLSKEKAELARKQAEISKKQAEIVKEQIPVGNPWIISVDAHAKPKTNYSVTSSYTESGMPANSKILSKSSVYTTVAKDMIVSNSTDNIKIFIDGKASSNEEMKKLDTNKISSITVNKTKTTGNEAGEIHIKMKD from the coding sequence ATGGAAGCACTGATTTTATATTTCGGAAAAGTAATCATCTGCTCAGGTGTACTATTTTTCTATTATCAGTTGTCTCTTAAAGACAAGACGTTTCATCATTACAACAGATTTTATTTATTGTTTGCGATGATTGTCTCTCTATTTCTTCCTTTAATAAGAGTAGAAGATTTTACGATTGAAGTAAGCAATGACATTTATTTGCTCATTAATAAAATACAGAATTTAAATACAAATAAAACAGCAGATCATGATTACATTTATTTTAGAATTGTTTTTTCAGCTTTGGGATTGGTGTCTTTCTATTTTTTAGGAAAACTGATATACGGAGTTTTAAAAATTATACAATTTAAAAAGCAGTTTCAAAAAGAAACTTTCGAAGGGGTCAATTTCTACCAAACCAACCTTTCAGAAGCCCCATTTTCATATTTCAAAAATCTCTTTTGGAAGAATACGATTGTCATCAATTCAGACATTGGAAAGCAGATTTTAAAGCATGAAATGGTTCACATCGAGCAGAAACATTCGTATGACAAGATTTTCATCGAGATCATTACCGCTATTTTCTGGTTCAATCCGTTCTTTCATATTATCAAAAAAGAAATAAGCTTAATTCACGAATATCTGGCTGATAAAAAGGCCGTCAAACAATCGGACACCAAAGCATTTGCGCAGATGCTATTAGCAAGCCACTTTTCCGGAAAAGAGTTGCCAGCGACCAGTCCGTTTCTAAGTTCAAACCTTAAAAAAAGACTTAAAATGTTACAAAAACCACAAACCAAATTCGGTTATGCGCGTAGAATTTTTGCATTACCGGTGTTATTTACAGTTGCTTTCGCATACATGGTGAACGCAAAAAACAAAGAAATTGCCGAAACCAATATTGAAATCGAGAAAGCAGTTTCTGAAATTAAAAGAGATACCATTTCTCCTAAAAACAATGTGGATCAAATTGTAGAAAGCCAGGAAGCCAAACTTTCAAAAGCAAGTGATAAGCTGAAATTACAGTCTGAAAAGCTGAAAACTTTAAGTGAAAAATCAAAAGAAAAAGCTGCGGAACTGAAGAAAATTGCCAAAGAAAAAGGTGATAACAGCTATGAATTTGAATTGAAGGCAAAAGAATTGAAACAGCTTTCCGGTGAGATGGATAGAATTATGGATAAAGATCTTTCTTACCATTTGGATATGGAAAGTGTTGAAAAGCTTCAGAAAAGATTGGGATTTCAAAATCCAAAATTAAACTTAGAGAATAGAAAATCAATCAGGATTTCCCCGGATGGACACAAATACAAAGTTAGAATAAATGGTAATGACGAACAAGGTTATGATGTGGATGAATTTTTGTATTCAAAAGACTTCAAAGAAAAATCTGGGCTTTCAGATGATAAAATTAGAACTATGAAAGAGGCTCTAAATTTGTCAGGCCGCAAAATAAATGAATTTTATATCAGTGGTAATAAGATTTTTTCAGACAGTAGTGTCCCTATGCCGCCAACTCCTATAACTCCTCCAATAGTAGCTCGTGGATACACAGGAGTAGCAAAATATACTGATGTAAAGCCCTATGTTTTATCTAAAAAAGACCAGAGAAAATTTGAAAAATTATCAAAAGAAAAGGCTGAGTTGGCAAGAAAACAAGCAGAAATTTCTAAGAAGCAGGCAGAAATTGTAAAAGAACAAATACCGGTAGGAAATCCTTGGATCATTTCAGTGGATGCACATGCAAAACCAAAAACCAATTATTCAGTTACTTCCAGCTACACGGAGTCAGGAATGCCTGCAAACAGTAAAATTCTTTCTAAAAGTTCGGTTTACACAACAGTTGCAAAAGATATGATTGTTAGTAATTCAACGGATAATATAAAAATTTTCATTGATGGTAAAGCAAGTTCGAATGAAGAAATGAAAAAGCTTGACACTAATAAAATATCCAGTATAACTGTGAATAAAACAAAAACAACAGGAAATGAGGCAGGAGAAATTCATATTAAAATGAAAGACTAA
- a CDS encoding BlaI/MecI/CopY family transcriptional regulator: MKIQNLTKAEEQVMQYLWKLEKGFLKDVLDLFPEPKPHTNTVSTILKVLKEKEFVDYNIYGRQHEYFSLVSKEQYSGKTMKSLVKNYFKGSYKSAVSFLVEKNEMTVEDLEMLLNELKKKD, from the coding sequence ATGAAGATTCAAAACTTAACAAAAGCAGAAGAGCAGGTAATGCAATATTTATGGAAACTCGAAAAAGGTTTTCTAAAGGATGTGCTTGATCTTTTCCCGGAGCCTAAACCTCATACGAATACGGTTTCAACCATTTTGAAGGTTTTGAAAGAGAAAGAATTTGTCGACTACAATATATATGGAAGGCAGCACGAATATTTTTCTTTGGTTTCTAAAGAGCAATATTCTGGTAAGACGATGAAAAGTCTTGTGAAAAATTACTTTAAAGGTTCTTACAAAAGTGCCGTTTCTTTTTTGGTTGAAAAAAACGAAATGACCGTCGAAGATCTTGAAATGTTACTCAACGAACTCAAAAAGAAAGACTAA
- a CDS encoding putative peptidoglycan-binding domain-containing protein, with protein MLQRILGVADDGVVGPKTIEALKPKSI; from the coding sequence ATTCTTCAAAGAATTCTTGGTGTTGCCGATGATGGTGTAGTAGGTCCTAAAACTATTGAGGCTTTAAAACCAAAGTCAATTTGA
- a CDS encoding DUF2806 domain-containing protein, whose protein sequence is MENNENNSLENIVDAMTTIATGIPAPIQKNFWTSVGKLCTAAVDIPVAYLEGQADLRRANTEARKLLIGNITENMSDQIEVPEVYSIKAVERFASKIIKQQINLDQIVSNAANNLAHTHISDSETVDEISEDWLNSFEEIAKLKSSDDMRLFYGKLLSNEISNPGSFSLKTINVVSQLDSAVASIFLKFCNASFYIPLENKVPIAMMPVLGDGFKDYTALGILYHEIQTLQNYGLIHSTTSGLRLSEFPDTTTTISHGKKEYYLETIELGKNPQNINPTGYFLSIAGLEIMPILDLNGNLDVLENFSEFLKSKNIKLTEKKE, encoded by the coding sequence ATGGAAAATAACGAAAATAATTCATTAGAAAATATTGTTGATGCAATGACAACAATTGCAACAGGTATTCCAGCTCCAATTCAGAAAAACTTTTGGACTTCAGTTGGAAAACTTTGCACAGCTGCCGTGGATATTCCGGTTGCATATTTAGAAGGACAGGCTGATTTACGAAGAGCGAATACCGAGGCAAGGAAATTACTTATAGGAAATATTACAGAAAATATGAGTGATCAAATTGAGGTGCCTGAAGTCTATAGCATAAAGGCTGTTGAAAGATTTGCTTCAAAGATTATTAAACAGCAGATAAATTTAGACCAAATAGTCAGTAATGCAGCTAATAATTTAGCTCATACACACATTTCAGATTCCGAAACTGTCGATGAAATTTCAGAAGATTGGTTAAATAGTTTCGAAGAAATCGCAAAGTTGAAAAGTAGTGATGACATGAGACTTTTCTATGGCAAATTATTATCAAATGAAATTTCAAATCCTGGTTCTTTCTCTTTAAAAACCATCAATGTTGTATCTCAATTAGATTCGGCAGTTGCCTCTATTTTTTTAAAATTTTGTAATGCGTCTTTTTATATTCCACTCGAAAATAAAGTTCCTATTGCAATGATGCCTGTTTTAGGAGACGGTTTTAAAGATTATACAGCATTGGGTATTCTATATCATGAAATACAGACTTTACAGAATTATGGCTTGATTCATAGTACAACATCAGGACTTAGATTATCTGAATTTCCAGATACTACAACTACAATTTCTCATGGAAAAAAAGAATACTATCTTGAAACTATTGAACTAGGCAAAAATCCCCAAAATATAAATCCTACAGGATACTTTTTAAGTATAGCAGGATTAGAAATAATGCCTATATTAGATTTAAATGGAAATTTGGATGTTCTAGAAAATTTTTCAGAATTCTTGAAAAGTAAAAATATTAAACTTACAGAAAAGAAAGAATAA
- a CDS encoding restriction endonuclease, with translation MKAGKEYELLIEQMYRSLEPNAEITHDDHIYDERAKISRQIDVSIKYQFAGTDHLIIVQAKDYKIKADIKVVDQFQQVIEDVNANKGILICSKGFSSAALNKAKSYGIECLTVYSALDKRWETILKIPVRKVVHEFSLNFEMSLDVAHRAGKETKMFIDTFSYDGLNVISLVDIIQDNIIDKMGWEYIKQSKNLKIDLKKLGLFHSLNDEMVHLNKGYLEIFYRKSSIKNFYVKPTNYIYASDHIKSTNKLHDLTIAHETLEEIITSDQENDKDLRENPIISVNVFRYMADDLCFTSSSFSLNFNGRITGDFILKGNKFIKNDERGQEILNLEDILRNRQ, from the coding sequence ATGAAAGCAGGCAAAGAGTATGAACTTTTAATAGAGCAAATGTATCGAAGTTTAGAACCAAATGCAGAAATCACCCATGATGATCACATTTATGATGAGCGTGCAAAAATTTCTAGACAAATAGATGTTTCAATTAAATATCAGTTTGCGGGAACTGATCACTTGATAATTGTTCAGGCAAAAGACTATAAAATTAAAGCTGACATAAAAGTGGTCGATCAGTTTCAGCAGGTAATTGAAGATGTAAATGCTAACAAAGGTATACTAATTTGTTCTAAGGGATTTAGTTCAGCAGCTCTTAATAAAGCAAAGAGTTATGGTATTGAATGCTTGACAGTATATTCTGCTTTAGATAAAAGGTGGGAGACAATTTTAAAAATACCTGTTAGAAAGGTTGTTCATGAGTTTTCACTTAATTTTGAAATGTCTTTAGATGTAGCTCACAGAGCAGGTAAAGAAACTAAAATGTTTATCGACACATTTTCTTATGATGGTTTAAATGTCATAAGTCTGGTAGACATTATACAAGATAATATTATTGACAAGATGGGTTGGGAGTACATTAAACAATCAAAAAATCTTAAGATTGATCTAAAAAAATTAGGATTATTTCATTCTTTAAATGATGAAATGGTGCATCTTAATAAGGGGTATTTAGAAATTTTTTATAGAAAAAGTTCCATAAAAAATTTCTATGTAAAACCTACTAATTATATATATGCCTCAGACCATATTAAAAGTACTAACAAATTACATGATTTAACTATAGCTCATGAAACACTTGAAGAGATTATTACTAGTGACCAAGAAAATGATAAAGATTTGAGAGAGAATCCTATAATTTCTGTTAACGTCTTTCGTTATATGGCTGACGATTTATGTTTTACTTCTTCTTCTTTTTCACTAAATTTTAACGGTCGAATCACAGGGGATTTTATACTGAAAGGAAATAAGTTTATTAAAAACGATGAAAGAGGGCAAGAGATTTTAAATTTAGAAGATATTTTGAGAAACAGACAATAA